CGAGCGTGGGCAACACCGGTCCGAGGTGATGGCCTACGTGACGCAGCGACGGCGCTCGAACCGCCTGGCCGGGGTCGAGATCACCTATTGCCGGGTCCTGGTCACCCTGAAACGTGCCGGCTCGGGCTGGAAGGTGGCACGGTTCGTCGTCATGCCGAATTCGACGGTAGAGATCTCGCCTGCCGCCGTACCGTAACCTGTCACCGCTCACGTGCCCGCTGCCGGATCGACTGCAACCCGCCACTGCCGTAGACGATCACTGCCATCGAAGACTGGACGCGCCGATGACTTCGCAGACCCCATCCCAACTCAGCCCGGACGATGTTCGCAGGGCCCCGTCGTATCCGCGGATGCTGACCGCGGCACGGGTCTACGGCGCGGCGATGGCCGGCTTCATGCTGACCGCCGGGCTCATCGCCGCAGTCGGCGTGCAGACGTGGACCTATGCGCTGATAGCCGCGATCGTGCTGACCTGGATCGCCGGGGCCGTGCTGGCCCGCGGCGCGTTCAGGGCGCTCGAGTCCGAACTGGGCGCCAATCCCCGGTCGCCCGCGGTCATCGCCTCGGTGCAGGACCTCTTCCGCTCCCGCCGGTCCGGAGCCTGACGCGTCTGTTCAGCTGTGGCCGGGCTCGCCTGCCGCGTCGGTGTCCGGCTCCTGTCCCCCGCCCGAGGGCGGGTCGACGAACATGCCCGGCGTCTGGCCGAGCTGCTGGCGGCGGCGGAGTTCGGCCGCGGACACCTGCTCCTCGGCCTCCTCCTTCGGCGCGGCCTGGTCGGTCTGGTCCTGAAGTCGTTCCTCGCTCATCGCTGTCCCCTTTCGAGATCCGCCGTCAGAGGATGGGCTTGCCGCCGGTGACCGGGACCATCGCGCCGGAGATGTAGCTGGCCTCGTCCGAGGCGAGCAGCACGAACACCGGCGCGACCTCCTTGGGCTGACCCGGGCGGCCCAGCGGGGTGTTCTTGCCGAACTCCTTGACGTGCTCGGGCGGCATCGTCGACGGGATCAGCGGCGTCCAGATCGGGCCGGGTGCCACGCTGTTGACGCGGATGCCGCGGTCGCCGAGCAGCTGCGCCAGACCGGCGGTGAAGTTCGCGATCGCGCCCTTGGTCGTCGCGTACGGCAGCAGCGTGGGCCGGGGCATGTCGGAGTTCACCGACGCCGTGTTGATGATCGAGGCGCCCTCGCCCAGGTGCGGCAGGGCGGCCTTGACCAGGCGGAACATCGCGGTGATGTTGAGGTCGAAGGTGTGCTGCCACTCCTCGTCCGGGATCTCCTCGACGCTCTCGTGCGTCATCTGGTACGCCGCGTTGTTGACCAGCACGTCGATGCCGCCGAGTTCGCGCACCGCGGTGTCGATCAGTGCCTCGCACTGCTCACGCCCGGACAGGTCGCCGGGCACCAGCACGGCCCTGCGGCCGGCGTCCTCGACCAGCTTGCCGGTCTCCTGGGCGTCCTCGTGCTCGTTCAGGTAGCCGATGACCACGTCGGCGCCCTCGCGCGCGAACGCGATGGCGGTGGCGCGGCCGATGCCGCTGTCCCCGCCGGTGATCACGGCGCGCTTGCCCGACAGGCGGCCGTGGCCCTGGTAGCTGTCCTCGCCGTGATCCGGCTTGTGCTCCATCTCCTGGAGCGTGCCGGGCGGCTGCTGCTGGGGCTCGGACATGTTCGTGCGCCTCCTCGGGTCCGGCGGTCGCGCGCACGCGGGCGCGGCGATCGCTCGCTGACGTCCTCGATAAGCGCATGCCCGGCGATCGACCTGCGGAAACCCAGACGGGGACATTCCCGGCCGGAGGTTCAGGAATGCCGGCAGTGTGCCGCGTGGCCCCCGGGTCCGCTTTGCCCGCAGGCCGGGCAGCTCTCGCCCATGATCATGCGGTGCGAGACGAGCAGGGCCTCGTGCACGAGTCGGCGCCCGGCGGCCGTGCCCCGCCGGAACTCGCCGTCGGCGGCCCGGGCTGCGTCGTACGGGATGTGCACCGGCTCCCGGCTCCGCCCGGCGGCCATCGCCGCGATCCGGGCCACCAGCTCCTGTTCCACGAGACGGCCGTGCCTCAGGCCCGCCCGGTACTCGGGCCCCCCGTCGCTTTCCGCCTCGGGCACCGGCACCGCGGTGTTTTCGTACGCCAGGCACGCGAACAGGTGGACGATCTGCGCGACGTCCTCGCCGTAAGGGGCGGGCCGGCCGGTGTCCGCGTCGCCGGAGTGGCTCATCGCCGCCGCCTGGGGAGGGCGCGGCCGGGGGTGGCGGCTAGGAGCGGCCGCCGGTCTGCGCGGCGCGCAGGTCGTCGAGCAGCCCGACCTGGCTGGACAGCACCTCGGTGAGGATGCGCCGGGCGACCGCGAGCAGCTCCGCGACCTGTGGGCTGACCAGGGAGTAGTAGACCGTCGAGCCTTCCTTGCGGGTCACGACGAGGTTCATCTTGCGCAGCACGGCGAGCTGCTGCGACAGGTGCGCCGACTCCAGGCCGACCTCCGGCAGCATCTCGCCGACCGAGTGCTCCCGCTCGGAGAGCAGCTCCAGCACACGGATGCGAGCGGGGTGCCCGAGCACCTTGAAGAACTCTGCCTTGACCTGATACAGCGGCCTTGTCACCGGTCCACCCCCTTCTCCGCAGCAAACCGTACCCGTCCGCGCGGGGGGTATGCGGGCGGGCGGTTCGGTGGGTCATCGCGCTGAGTGTCCGCGACACCGCCTCAGGATACACAACTTAGGAAGTTGCTAAAGTTAGCAACTGACCAGGTGACAGATCACACCTCGGGCATCGCGGTGAGCAGCTCGGTCGCGACGGTGATGAGCTGGTTGGCCCGCACGGCGAGCGTGGTGGCCAGCCCGTGCGCGGAGCCGGCCGCCGACTCGGCCAGCTGGCGCAGCGCGGCCAGATCGGCGTCGAGCCGGGCCAGCGCGGCGGCCAGGTCCGCTCCCCCGGCGCGCAGCTGGGTGGCGATCTCCGCCAGGCCCATGCCGGAGGCCTCCAGCCGCTGGATGGTGGCGATGTGCTCGGCGGCCACCGGGTCGTATAGCCGGAACCCGCCGGAGGTGCGCGACGCCGGGCTGATCAAACCGAGGTTGGTGTAGAAGTCGACGGTGCGGTTGCTGACGCCTGCTGCGGTGGCGAGTTCACCGATCCGCATCAATGCCATGACCTGCCTCTTTTCAGCAACCGTACAGTTTCACGTGTTAGTGTCGCGCCGTGGATGAGCATAGTGCGGGCCTCCCGGCCCGGCACCTGTCCAAACCGGCCGCCCGGCCGCACACCGTGTCTGGGGTGCTGGCACAGCCGTGCTGATAGTCACCGGGTTGGCGCTGATCGTCGCGCTGACCGCCGCCACCGCCTACTTCGTCGCGCAGGAGTTCGCCTACGTCGCCGCCGACCGCGGCATCCTGCGCAAGGAGGCCGACGGCGGCGATCCCGCCGCACAGCGCGCCCTCGAGGTCACCGGCCGACTGTCGTTCATGCTCTCCGGCGCGCAGCTCGGCATCACCGTCACCGCCCTGCTGGCCGGTTACGTCGCCGAGCCCTATCTGGGCGCCGGGCTCGCGCCGCTGCTGCAGGCCGTCGGCCTGCCCGAGAGCGCCAGCCTGTCCGTATCGGTGCTGCTGGCACTGCTGGTCGCCACGGTCGTGCAGATGGTGCTCGGCGAGCTGGCCCCGAAGAACCTCGCCATCACCCGCCCGGAGGCGCTGGCCCGGTGGCTGTCCCGGTCCACCCTGATCTACCTGACCGTGGCCGGGCCGGTGATCCGGGTGTTCGACGCCGCGGCCAACCGGCTGCTGCGCACCGTCGGCATCGAACCGATCGAGGAGCTGCCGCAGGGTGCCACCCGGGAAGACCTGGAGCAGATCGTCGCCGAGGCGCGCGACGCCGGGCACCTGGACGCCGACACCGCCGCGCTGCTCGATTCCGGGCTGGACTTCCGGCTGCTCACCGCGGGCGAGGCGATGGTGCCGCGGGTCGACGTCGTCGTCATGTCCGCCGCCGACCCGGCCTCCCGCCTGGTCGAGCTGCTCGGCACCGGCCACTCCCGCTTCCCGGTGATCGGCGCGGGCCTCGACGACGTGCTCGGCGTGGTCTCCATCGCCGAGGTGCTCGCCGTGCCCGCGCACGCCCGCGCGGTGACACCGGTGGCCTCGATCGCGGTGGCGCCGGTGGTGGTGCCCGCCGCGGTCACCCTGCCCACGGTGCTGGAGCGGCTGCGCGCCGAGCACCGGCAGCTCGCCATCGTCGCCGACGAGTACGGCGGCTTCGCCGGGGTGATCAGCCTGGAGGACGTCGCCGAGGAGCTGGTCGGCCCGATCCGCGACGAGGACGACCTGCCCGAGGCCCGGCCGCACGCCCAGCCCGACGGATCGTGGCTGGTGCCCGGCCGCTGGCGCATCGACCAGATCGCCGACGCGACCGGCATCGAGCTGCCCGGCGACGACGTGTACGACACCGTCTCCGGCCTCATCCTGCACCGGCTCGGCCGGGTCACCACCCGCGGCGACGTCGTCGACGTCGACACCGCCGAACCGGAGGGCGGCGCCCGCCTGACCGTGCTGGAGGTACACCGCCACGTCCCGGTCAGCGTCCGGGTCGAGCCGCTCGGGCGGCAGCCGTGAGCACCACGACCGCGCTGACGGTGTCGGTGCTGCTGCTCGCGCTCAACGGCTTCTTCGTCGCCGCCGAGTTCGCCCTGGTCGCGTCGAAACGGCACCGGCTGCAGCAGTACGCCGACGCGGGCTCACGCGCCGCGCGGGCGGCCATCGCCGGCACCCGCGAGCTGTCGCTGATGCTCGCCGGGGCGCAGCTGGGCATCACGCTGTGCTCGCTGGGCCTGGGCGCGCTGGCCAAACCGGCGCTGGCCGACGTGCTCGACCCGCTGCTGGCCGCCGCCGGGCTGCCCGAGCAGGCGAGCTACGCCATCGCGTTCCTGCTGGCGCTGGCCCTGGTGGTGTTCCTGCACATGGTCGTCGGGGAGATGGCGC
The Catellatospora sp. IY07-71 DNA segment above includes these coding regions:
- a CDS encoding hemolysin family protein is translated as MLIVTGLALIVALTAATAYFVAQEFAYVAADRGILRKEADGGDPAAQRALEVTGRLSFMLSGAQLGITVTALLAGYVAEPYLGAGLAPLLQAVGLPESASLSVSVLLALLVATVVQMVLGELAPKNLAITRPEALARWLSRSTLIYLTVAGPVIRVFDAAANRLLRTVGIEPIEELPQGATREDLEQIVAEARDAGHLDADTAALLDSGLDFRLLTAGEAMVPRVDVVVMSAADPASRLVELLGTGHSRFPVIGAGLDDVLGVVSIAEVLAVPAHARAVTPVASIAVAPVVVPAAVTLPTVLERLRAEHRQLAIVADEYGGFAGVISLEDVAEELVGPIRDEDDLPEARPHAQPDGSWLVPGRWRIDQIADATGIELPGDDVYDTVSGLILHRLGRVTTRGDVVDVDTAEPEGGARLTVLEVHRHVPVSVRVEPLGRQP
- a CDS encoding MerR family transcriptional regulator; translated protein: MALMRIGELATAAGVSNRTVDFYTNLGLISPASRTSGGFRLYDPVAAEHIATIQRLEASGMGLAEIATQLRAGGADLAAALARLDADLAALRQLAESAAGSAHGLATTLAVRANQLITVATELLTAMPEV
- a CDS encoding metalloregulator ArsR/SmtB family transcription factor; the protein is MTRPLYQVKAEFFKVLGHPARIRVLELLSEREHSVGEMLPEVGLESAHLSQQLAVLRKMNLVVTRKEGSTVYYSLVSPQVAELLAVARRILTEVLSSQVGLLDDLRAAQTGGRS
- a CDS encoding SDR family oxidoreductase; protein product: MSEPQQQPPGTLQEMEHKPDHGEDSYQGHGRLSGKRAVITGGDSGIGRATAIAFAREGADVVIGYLNEHEDAQETGKLVEDAGRRAVLVPGDLSGREQCEALIDTAVRELGGIDVLVNNAAYQMTHESVEEIPDEEWQHTFDLNITAMFRLVKAALPHLGEGASIINTASVNSDMPRPTLLPYATTKGAIANFTAGLAQLLGDRGIRVNSVAPGPIWTPLIPSTMPPEHVKEFGKNTPLGRPGQPKEVAPVFVLLASDEASYISGAMVPVTGGKPIL